The sequence below is a genomic window from Geoalkalibacter sp..
GGCGCGGGCGGCGGGCATGTCGCTGATTCCCACCACCACCGGCAGCGCCACCGCCATCACCCTGATCTATCCGGAACTCAGGGGCAAGCTCAACGGCCACGCGGTGCGCGTGCCCCTGCTTACCGGATCCCTCACCGACGCCGTGTTCGAGATGAAGCGCAAGGTCAGCGCCGCCGAGGTCAATCAACTCTTCAAGGAAGCGGCCGCCACCTATCTCAAGGGGATTCTCGGCATCGAGGAGCGGCCCCTGGTGTCCATCGACTTCAAGGGCGATCCGCGTTCGGCCATCGTCGACGCGCTTTCCACCATGGTGGTCGACGACACCCAGCTCAAGGTCTATGCCTGGTACGACAACGAGGTGGGCTACGTGCATCGCATGATGGAACTCTGCCGCAAGGTGGCCCTGAGCCTGCCATGAGCGAGGTGCGCAACTACGCCCTGGTGACCGGCGCCTACTGGGGATTTACCCTGACGGACGGCGCTTTGCGCATGCTGGTGCTGCTGCATTTTCACCAACTCGGCTACTCGCCGGTGCAGATCGCCTTTTTGTTTTTGTTCTACGAGTTCTTCGGCATTCTCACCAATCTCATCGGCGGCTGGATCGGTTCGCACCTGGGGCTCAAGGTCACCTTGTTCGCGGGGCTGGCGCTGCAAGTGGCGGCGCTTGGGCTTTTGGCGCTGCTCGATCCGAGTTGGCCGGTGCTGTTTTCGGTGGCTTATGTGATGGCGTTGCAGGCGCTCTCGGGGATCGCCAAGGATCTGACCAAGATGAGCAGCAAGAGCGCCATCAAGGTGCTGGTGCCCCAGGAGGCGGACAGCGTCCTGTTCAAATGGGTGGCGATTCTCACCGGCTCGAAGAATGCGCTCAAGGGGGCGGGCTTTTTTCTCGGCGGCCTGCTGCTCTCCACCGTCGGATTTCGCGCCGCGCTGCTCGTCATGGCGGGCGGTTTGGCACTGGTGCTGGCGGCAACGATTGTTTCGCTCCCCGGCACCATCGGCATGGCCAAGAAGAAAACCAAGTTCAGCGCCATTCTCTCCAAAAGCCGCGAGGTCAACCTGCTCTCGGCGGCGCGGCTGTTTCTCTTTGGTTCGCGGGACATCTGGTTTGTGGTCGGCCTGCCCGTGTATCTGTCGGCGAGCCTTGACTGGAGCAGCGCCCAGGTCGGCGGTTTTCTCGCCCTGTGGGTGATCGGCTACGGCGGGGTGCAGGCTTTGGCGCCCAATCTGCTCAATTCTCTGACGGGCGGCGGTACGCCACGCGGGGGCACCGCGAGCGCCGGGGCCTTTGCCCTGGCCGCCGTGACGGCGCTCATCGCCATGGGGGTGACGGCCGGGCTTTCGCCCTGGCTGACGGTGGTGGCGGGGTTGGCGCTGTTCGGCCTGCTCTTCGCCGTCAATTCCTCGGTGCACAGCTATCTGATTCTCGCCTACAGCGAAGCCGATCACGCGGCGCTCAATGTCGGCTTCTACTACATGGCCAACGCCGCCGGGCGACTGGTCGGCACCCTGCTATCCGGGGTGATGTTTCAGTCCGCGGGATTGGTCGGCTGCCTCTGGGTGTCGGCGGGGTTTGTGCTGGTTGCGGGGGGGATTTCACTGTTGTTGCCGCGTGGGCGACAAGTCTAGGGCCGTGTCCTCAGTCCTGCAACTTTTGATGAATCTGCTATGGTTAATGGCAGGTGCCGGTTTCTTCTCTTCATTCCAAGGAGTCTGTCATGCAAACCTTCGCCAAATCAGTGGTTCTTGCCGCCGCGCTTCTGCTTCTTGCATCGGGAAGCGCCCTCGCCAAAGATGAAGCCCTCCCCGCCGCGCAGGTCATCGCCGCGATCCAGCTCGCGGTCGCGGAAGCTCCCGGGCTGGTCAAGGATGTTGAAGTGGAGCGGGAACACGGCAAGCTGATCGTCAAAGTAGAAATC
It includes:
- the arsJ gene encoding organoarsenical effux MFS transporter ArsJ, whose amino-acid sequence is MSEVRNYALVTGAYWGFTLTDGALRMLVLLHFHQLGYSPVQIAFLFLFYEFFGILTNLIGGWIGSHLGLKVTLFAGLALQVAALGLLALLDPSWPVLFSVAYVMALQALSGIAKDLTKMSSKSAIKVLVPQEADSVLFKWVAILTGSKNALKGAGFFLGGLLLSTVGFRAALLVMAGGLALVLAATIVSLPGTIGMAKKKTKFSAILSKSREVNLLSAARLFLFGSRDIWFVVGLPVYLSASLDWSSAQVGGFLALWVIGYGGVQALAPNLLNSLTGGGTPRGGTASAGAFALAAVTALIAMGVTAGLSPWLTVVAGLALFGLLFAVNSSVHSYLILAYSEADHAALNVGFYYMANAAGRLVGTLLSGVMFQSAGLVGCLWVSAGFVLVAGGISLLLPRGRQV
- a CDS encoding PepSY domain-containing protein, which codes for MQTFAKSVVLAAALLLLASGSALAKDEALPAAQVIAAIQLAVAEAPGLVKDVEVEREHGKLIVKVEIVDVDGRKIKVRVDPESNTRVR